TTCGATGCCCAGTCCATCTTGCAGGTGCAGGTGGCGGATGTTCCCCAGTTGCCAGTACTCGGCAATCTGGTCTTCGCCTCCCTCAATCAGGGCATGGCCCACATCCAGACACACCCCAAAACCCGCAAACTGGCTCATTTCCTGCAAATCGTTTTTGCCTTTGAGGAACTCCAGAGGGTTGATGTGGGTGTTTTCCAGCGTGACCGGCACAGCAGGGTGTTTCAGGGCGTCCAGGCTGCGGAGCAACTGGTTTTTGGCGGCATCCAAAATCAAAGGATGCCGCTCTGGGATGCGCCCACCGTGCAGCACGCTGTTGAGGGCCTCCACCTGGGCAGTGTACTCGAAAGCCTGTTGCATGCGTTCCACAGACACTTTCCGAACCCCTTCAAAAAGCGAGGCCAGATTCAGTTCAAGGTAGGGAAGATGCACGGTGACGCCCACACCTGTTGCCCTTTTCAACTCCTGCACCTTCTGAACAGCCTGTGAAGAAGGCAGAATCTCTTGCAGGTCGTAAGCCAGTTCTACAAAATCGAGGTCCAGTTCCACGGCCAGACGGAACGCCTCATCCAGATCGAGAATGTTGGCACTGATCGGGGTGTATCCGATGTTCATGTTTTTCAGCATGGCACTTCAGC
The Deinococcus misasensis DSM 22328 genome window above contains:
- a CDS encoding sugar phosphate isomerase/epimerase family protein gives rise to the protein MLKNMNIGYTPISANILDLDEAFRLAVELDLDFVELAYDLQEILPSSQAVQKVQELKRATGVGVTVHLPYLELNLASLFEGVRKVSVERMQQAFEYTAQVEALNSVLHGGRIPERHPLILDAAKNQLLRSLDALKHPAVPVTLENTHINPLEFLKGKNDLQEMSQFAGFGVCLDVGHALIEGGEDQIAEYWQLGNIRHLHLQDGLGIEDDHFALGRGKIDWQAQKPHLEGFSGTVCLEISGTGDDVRHSAAFLRELMA